A section of the Macaca thibetana thibetana isolate TM-01 chromosome 10, ASM2454274v1, whole genome shotgun sequence genome encodes:
- the LHFPL7 gene encoding LHFPL tetraspan subfamily member 7 protein: MFSSVWVALGLSLTCTSALSLISPAWFQTPTFSFGILTYCSWPQGNSWNQSCATFSSLEDIPDFAWKVSAVMLLGGWLLLAFNAIFLLSWAVAPKGLCPRRNSVPMPGVQAVAATAMIMGLLVFPIGLASPFVKEVCEASSMYHGGKCRLGWGYTTAILNVVLASLLPIISWPHRTKVQGRTIIFSRATERIILVPEMNK, encoded by the exons ATGTTCAGCAGCGTGTGGGTAGCTCTGGGGCTCTCTCTGACCTGCACCTCAGCCCTCAGCCTCATCTCCCCTGCCTGGTTCCAGACCCCAACCTTCTCCTTTGGCATCCTCACCtactgctcctggcctcagggcAACAGCTGGAACCAGAGCTGCGCGACCTTCAGTTCCCTGGAGGATATTCCTGACTTTGCCTGGAAG GTCTCAGCTGTGATGCTCCTCGGAGGCTGGCTCCTGCTGGCCTTCAATGCAATTTTCCTCCTGTCCTGGGCTGTGGCCCCCAAAGGGCTGTGCCCAAGAAGAAACAGTGTTCCAATGCCGGGGGTGCAGGCAGTGGCAG CTACCGCCATGATTATGGGTCTGCTGGTTTTTCCAATCGGCCTTGCCTCCCCATTCGTCAAGGAAGTCTGCGAAGCCTCCTCCATGTATCACGGTGGGAAGTGCCGTCTGGGTTGGGGTTACACGACCGCTATCCTCAATGTAGTCCTGGCCAGCCTCCTGCCCATCATCAGCTGGCCCCACAGGACCAAGGTCCAAGGGAGGACCATCATCTTCTCCAGGGCCACTGAGAGAATCATCCTTGTGccagaaatgaacaaataa